GTACCGCGGCGGCACCAACGGGCACCTGGAGCCCGTGCGCGTGCACACCGTTCTCATCTCAACCCAGCACGACCCTGCAGTAAGTTGGCCCATAGCCGTCGATATAGCGCGGCAGGTGACGCTGGATCGCCTTCGCAGCGACCTCATGGAGCATGTGGTGAGGCCCACCATCCCCGCCAAGTTCCTCGACAACGATACGGTCTACCTCCTGAACCCCTCAGGCACCTGGGCCCACGGAGGACCCGCCTGCGACTCGGGGCTCACGGGGCGCAAGATCGTCGTCGACACCTACGGCGGGTGGGGGGCTCACGGCGGCGGCTGCTTCTCCGGCAAGGATGCGACCAAGGTGGACCGCTCGGGCGCCTACTACTGCCGTCTGGTCGCGAAATCGCTCGTGGCAAACGGGTTCTGTAGGCGAGTACTCGTGCAGGTCGCCTACTCCATAGCGCTGTCTAGTCCGTTATCGCTGCACATAAACACCTTTGACACATGCGCCGACGGATTCGACGACCGCGACCTCGAGCAGATAGTCATGCGCAATTTCGACTTCAGGGTTGGGTGCATCATCAAGCAGCTGGATCTCACGAGGCCCATCTTCTCCaggaccagctgctacgGGCACTTCGGCAGGCACGGCGACGACTACACATGGGAGCGCTGCAAGGATCTTTCTCACGAGAAAGCCACGGCGAACCACGTAGCTAAATAATCGATCTATACACGCCCTGTATACCTGCGCAGGCGCCCGGGGCCGGGTGGCGCGGTGGACACGCGAACCGCGGCGTGCCGC
This genomic stretch from Babesia bigemina genome assembly Bbig001, chromosome : III harbors:
- a CDS encoding s-adenosylmethionine synthetase, putative, producing the protein MAPLDGTRCITRRDGNFLFTSESVNEGHPDKVCDQIADAILDACLEQDPQSKVACEVCATQQLVMVFGEITTNAVVDYEAVVRQVLANVGYTSDEVGFDASTVEVLVKLAQQAPEIANAVHMGRPLEETAAGDQGIMFGYASDETPELMPLSHALATKLGKRLTMVRKSNIVPYLRPDGKTQITVEYRGGTNGHLEPVRVHTVLISTQHDPAVSWPIAVDIARQVTLDRLRSDLMEHVVRPTIPAKFLDNDTVYLLNPSGTWAHGGPACDSGLTGRKIVVDTYGGWGAHGGGCFSGKDATKVDRSGAYYCRLVAKSLVANGFCRRVLVQVAYSIALSSPLSLHINTFDTCADGFDDRDLEQIVMRNFDFRVGCIIKQLDLTRPIFSRTSCYGHFGRHGDDYTWERCKDLSHEKATANHVAK